A genome region from Schistocerca americana isolate TAMUIC-IGC-003095 chromosome 1, iqSchAmer2.1, whole genome shotgun sequence includes the following:
- the LOC124545235 gene encoding protein NDUFAF4 homolog isoform X1, whose product MGVVLSATRRALNRFNVENRAMKEISKEKPTPAPRHPSMSLAIEKMAKENTDVLNHELTKNTALDSRLKQVFVTSKDTQPEVSESTRPLPQSRKAVESPEFGFEEPAMIPRGRFSLRQALQFITLHQENPKEKTPALLAKEYNLDPVIMEKILTYYKTFEVYIPETKGKSRGNALAEPVKSPQTELQAGKT is encoded by the exons ATGGGTGTTGTACTGTCTGCTACACGACGCGCGTTAAATCGTTTTAACGTTGAAAATCGAGCAATGAAAGAAATTTCTAAGGAGAAACCTACGCCAGCTCCCAGGCACCCATCGATGAGCCTCGCTATTGAAAAAATGGCAAAAG AAAACACAGATGTACTAAACCATGAATTGACGAAAAATACTGCTCTCGATAGTCGTTTGAAGCAAGTGTTTGTTACTTCCAAGGATACGCAG CCTGAAGTTTCAGAATctactcgcccgttacctcagTCACGCAAAGCAGTAGAGTCTCCTGAATTTGGATTtgaagaaccagcaatgattcCACGAGGGCGATTTAGTTTACGTCAAGCCCTTCAGTTTATTACACTCCATCAGGAAAACCCTAAGGAAAAGACTCCAGCTTTATTAGCTAAAGAATACAACTTAGATCCTGTTATCATGG AGAAAATTCTTACCTACTACAAAACATTTGAAGTTTATATACCTGAAACAAAGGGAAAATCACGAGGAAATGCACTGGCAGAACCAGTCAAGTCACCACAAACAGAGTTGCAAGCTGGAAAGACATAG
- the LOC124545235 gene encoding protein NDUFAF4 homolog isoform X2 translates to MGVVLSATRRALNRFNVENRAMKEISKEKPTPAPRHPSMSLAIEKMAKENTDVLNHELTKNTALDSRLKQVFVTSKDTQPEVSESTRPLPQSRKAVESPEFGFEEPAMIPRGRFSLRQALQFITLHQENPKEKTPALLAKEYNLDPVIMEKILTYYKTFEVYIPETKGKSRGNALAEPVKVDCSLAF, encoded by the exons ATGGGTGTTGTACTGTCTGCTACACGACGCGCGTTAAATCGTTTTAACGTTGAAAATCGAGCAATGAAAGAAATTTCTAAGGAGAAACCTACGCCAGCTCCCAGGCACCCATCGATGAGCCTCGCTATTGAAAAAATGGCAAAAG AAAACACAGATGTACTAAACCATGAATTGACGAAAAATACTGCTCTCGATAGTCGTTTGAAGCAAGTGTTTGTTACTTCCAAGGATACGCAG CCTGAAGTTTCAGAATctactcgcccgttacctcagTCACGCAAAGCAGTAGAGTCTCCTGAATTTGGATTtgaagaaccagcaatgattcCACGAGGGCGATTTAGTTTACGTCAAGCCCTTCAGTTTATTACACTCCATCAGGAAAACCCTAAGGAAAAGACTCCAGCTTTATTAGCTAAAGAATACAACTTAGATCCTGTTATCATGG AGAAAATTCTTACCTACTACAAAACATTTGAAGTTTATATACCTGAAACAAAGGGAAAATCACGAGGAAATGCACTGGCAGAACCAGTCAAGGTAGATTGCTCACTTGCCTTTTGA